A genome region from Nerophis lumbriciformis linkage group LG18, RoL_Nlum_v2.1, whole genome shotgun sequence includes the following:
- the LOC133617810 gene encoding uncharacterized protein isoform X1, whose product MSGDIKPEVRQTQLSCEAKMCEFEKARMLIEQRLNVTAEELFGMLEITVAEYEEELSRTMEENRRLQELLDAVIKPRVLLHRADVQQMSAQSQEIPSEKLEWSPTVGKTEREPPHFQEEDEQFQGLEVQSEESRGAELLTQHITEADGEHCDDVKSEPDGIFAPLSDLNGMMSGSSESDHGDDAQKPSENIKNSKEDTRHHSHGSNLTTHMRTHAGAKLFTCLVCAKRFSLEQNMMLHMRKHIGEKPFACPVCRKRFYTKDCMTTHMGTHVEIKFPSALRPKNSTQKSYVIEHMRTATVEKRFTCSVCRKTFSEKHNMSKHVRAHTEGKKFPCSLCSKTFTYKSNATVHMRTHTGEKPFTCSVCRRSFSTKYNMTKHMTTHKEEKQFSCSICPKRFPQKTSAIAHMRTHRCVTIMEAPRI is encoded by the exons ATGAGCGGGGACATAAAGCCGGAAGTGCGCCAAACGCAGCTTTCGTGTGAGGCGAAAATGTGCGAATTCGAAAAGGCGAGAATGTTGATAGAGCAGCGACTAAATGTTACTGCTGAAGAACTATTTGGAATGTTGGAAATAACCGTAgcggagtacgaggaggaactttctagaacaatgGAGGAGAACAGACGTCTACAAGAACTACTGGATGCTGTTATCAAACCTCGAGTTTTGCTGCACAGAGCAG atgtccagcagatgtcagcgcAGAGTCAAGAGATTCCCTCTGAGAAGCTCGAGTGGAGCCCCACTGTGGGGAAGACGGAGCGGGAGCCCCCACACTTTCAAGAGGAAGATGAGCAGTTTCAGGGGTTGGAAGTTCAAAGTGAGGAgagcagaggggcggagcttctcacacaacacatcacagaagctgatggagagcattgtgacgATGTAAAGTCAGAACCAGACGGTATCTTTGCTCCATTGTCAGACCTGAACGGCATGATGTCAGGCTCTTCTGAGAGCGATCACGGTGACGACGCCCAAAAACCTTCGGAGAATATTAAGAACTCTAAAGAGGACACGAGACATCACAGTCACGGGAGTAATTTGacaacacacatgagaacacacgctgGAGCCAAACTCTTTACTTGCTtggtttgtgctaaaagattctccTTGGAACAAAATATGATGTTACACATGAGAAAACAcattggagagaaaccttttgcgtGCCCAGTTTGCCGGAAGAGATTCTACACTAAGGATTGTATGACCACACACATGGGAACACACGTGGAGATTAAATTCCCCAGCGCCCTTCGCCCTAAAAATTCCACTCAGAAAAGTTATGTCATAGAGCACATGAGAACAGCCACTGTAGAGAAACggtttacttgctctgtttgcagGAAGACTTTCTCCGAAAAGcataacatgtccaaacacgtgAGAGCCCACACGGAAGGGAAGAAGTTTCCCTGCTCGTTGTGCTCGAAAACATTCACTTATAAAAGCAACGCTACggtacacatgagaacgcacactggagagaaaccgtttacTTGCTCCGTTTGCAGGAGGAGTTTCTCTACAAAGTACAATATGACCAAACATATGACAACACACAAAGAGGAAAAGCAGTTTTCCTGCTCAATTTGCCCTAAAAGATTCCCTCAGAAAACGTCTGCcatagcacacatgagaacacacaggtGTGTAACAATCATGGAAGCTCCAAGGATTTAA